One window of the Anaeromyxobacter dehalogenans 2CP-C genome contains the following:
- a CDS encoding citrate (Si)-synthase yields MAESTLKQVLKQKIEAFRPRIQKLNKEFGEVVIDKVNIGQAIGGARDVRCLVTDISYLDPQEGIRFRGKTIPETFEALKAHVVPGGEMPTVESFFYFLLTGEIPTKEQAQEVFAEFKKREALPQYVIDVLRAMPRDSHPMAMFSAGIVTMQRESVFAKRYGEGNLKKTDMWDPMYEDAMTLVARLPVLAAYIYRMKYKGDTHIASDANLDLGGNFAKMIGQVKPYDDVARMYFILHSDHESGNVSAHTSHLVASALSDAYYSYSAGINGLAGPLHGLANQEVLGWIQQTMKKLNNQVPSKEQLKQFLWDTLNSGQVIPGYGHAVLRKTDPRYTAQNEFAKKHLPNDPLFQLVNMIYEVAPGVLTEHGKTKNPWPNVDAHSGVIQWYYGVREWDFYTVLFGVGRALGVLANLVWDRGLGYAIERPKSVTTEMLEKWAHEGGRKI; encoded by the coding sequence ATGGCTGAGTCCACGCTGAAGCAGGTGCTGAAGCAGAAGATCGAGGCGTTCCGCCCGCGGATTCAGAAGCTGAACAAGGAGTTCGGCGAGGTGGTGATCGACAAGGTCAACATCGGCCAGGCGATCGGCGGCGCCCGCGACGTCCGCTGCCTCGTGACCGACATCTCGTACCTCGACCCGCAGGAAGGCATCCGCTTCCGCGGCAAGACCATCCCCGAGACGTTCGAGGCGCTGAAGGCGCACGTGGTCCCGGGCGGCGAGATGCCGACGGTGGAGAGCTTCTTCTACTTCCTGCTCACGGGCGAGATCCCGACCAAGGAGCAGGCGCAGGAGGTCTTCGCGGAGTTCAAGAAGCGCGAGGCGCTCCCGCAGTACGTCATCGACGTGCTCCGCGCCATGCCGCGCGACTCGCACCCGATGGCGATGTTCTCGGCCGGCATCGTCACGATGCAGCGCGAGTCGGTGTTCGCGAAGCGCTACGGCGAGGGCAACCTCAAGAAGACGGACATGTGGGACCCGATGTACGAGGACGCGATGACGCTCGTCGCGCGCCTCCCGGTGCTCGCCGCGTACATCTACCGGATGAAGTACAAGGGTGACACGCACATCGCGTCGGACGCGAACCTCGACCTCGGCGGCAACTTCGCCAAGATGATCGGGCAGGTGAAGCCGTACGACGACGTGGCCCGCATGTACTTCATCCTCCACTCGGATCACGAGTCGGGGAACGTCTCGGCCCACACCTCGCACCTGGTCGCGTCGGCGCTCTCCGACGCGTACTACTCCTACTCGGCCGGCATCAACGGCCTCGCCGGCCCGCTGCACGGCCTCGCGAACCAGGAGGTGCTCGGCTGGATCCAGCAGACGATGAAGAAGCTGAACAACCAGGTGCCCTCGAAGGAGCAGCTGAAGCAGTTCCTCTGGGACACGCTGAACTCGGGCCAGGTGATCCCGGGCTACGGCCACGCGGTGCTCCGCAAGACCGACCCGCGCTACACGGCGCAGAACGAGTTCGCGAAGAAGCACCTGCCGAACGACCCGCTCTTCCAGCTCGTGAACATGATCTACGAGGTGGCGCCGGGCGTCCTCACCGAGCACGGCAAGACCAAGAACCCGTGGCCGAACGTGGACGCGCACTCGGGCGTGATCCAGTGGTACTACGGCGTCCGCGAGTGGGACTTCTACACGGTCCTCTTCGGCGTCGGCCGCGCGCTCGGCGTGCTCGCCAACCTCGTGTGGGACCGCGGCCTCGGCTACGCCATCGAGCGGCCGAAGTCGGTCACCACCGAGATGCTGGAGAAGTGGGCGCACGAGGGCGGCCGGAAGATCTAG